The following are encoded together in the Echeneis naucrates chromosome 9, fEcheNa1.1, whole genome shotgun sequence genome:
- the aifm3 gene encoding apoptosis-inducing factor 3, translated as MGGCFSKPKPVEVKVELSLLEKEKEVDGLSPNGKASPFADCRLNGALGHGSDDDSTPLSPYHKPRDYVEASVCHVKDLENGQMREVDLGTGRALLIKEHGEFSAMGHKCPHYGAPLVKGVLSKGHVRCPWHGACFNVATGDIEDFPGLDSLPTFQVRVEKDKVIIRANKQALQSQKRSKPMARCSAVINSSTGFSHVLIIGSGPAGLVCAETLRQEGFTDRIVMCTMDRHPPYDRPKLSKSLDSTAEQLRLRSVDFLQDHDIELLTEKEVVAVDVKTRSVTFEDGLRMEYRKLFIATGSKPRPMNYKGKDVRNVFHLRTPEDANSIARLANNKNAVIVGTSFVGMEVAAALTDKAHSVSVIGIESVPFKKALGEKVGKAIMKLFEANRVKFYMLNEVSEMIGHHGQLKEVVLKSGKVLRADVCVIGAGSVPATSFLKQSGLHMDSKGFITVNKMMQTNVDGIFAGGDVVMFPFPPRNNKKVNIPHWQMAHVHGRVAALSMLGRPTEIKTVPYFWSAMFGKTIRYAGYGDGFDDVIIQGDLDELRFVAFYTRSEEVVAVTSMNCDPIVSRVAEVLGSGKTIKKRDVETGDISWLIDKGSQ; from the exons tTGAAGTTAAAGTGGAACTCTCTctcctggaaaaagaaaaagaggtggATGGGCTGTCACCTAATGGTAAAGCGAGTCCCTTTGCTGACTGCAGACTGAACGGGGCCCTGGGACACGGCTCTGATGACGACTCCACCCCACTCTCCCCCTACCACAAACCGCGGGACTACGTGGAGGCCTCTGTCTGCCATGTTAAAGATCTGGAGAACGGACA GATGCGAGAGGTTGACCTGGGAACTGGCAGAGCTTTGTTGATCAAAGAGCACGGAGAGTTCTCAGCCATGGGCCACAAGTGTCCGCACTACGGTGCACCCCTGGTCAAAG GTGTGCTGTCAAAAGGACACGTCCGCTGTCCTTGGCACGGTGCCTGTTTCAACGTAGCCACAGGAGACATCGAGGACTTCCCAGGTCTGGACAGCCTGCCTACCTTCCAG GTCAGAGTTGAAAAGGACAAGGTGATCATTCGCGCAAACAAGCAG GCTCTTCAGTCCCAGAAAAGGTCAAAGCCCATGGCTCGCTGTTCAGCAGTCATTAACTCCAGCACCGGCTTCAGCCACGTTCTCATCATTGGctcag GTCCGGCAGGTCTGGTGTGTGCAGAGACGCTGAGGCAGGAGGGCTTCACCGATCGCATTGTCATGTGCACCATGGACAGACATCCGCCATATGACAGGCCTAAACTGAGTAAG TCCCTtgacagcacagcagagcagctgaggcTGCGCTCTGTGGACTTCCTGCAGGATCATGACATTGAGCTGCTCACCGAGAAAGAG gttgtgGCAGTGGATGTGAAAACGCGATCAGTGACCTTTGAAGATGGTTTGAGGATGGAGTACAGGAAACTCTTTATTGCTACAGGAAGCAA ACCCAGACCAATGAATTACAAAGGCAAAGACGTCAGGAACGTCTTTCACCTGAGAACGCCTGAGGACGCTAACAGCATAGCCAGGCTGGCCAACAACAAGAATGCTGTAATTGTGGGAACATCATTTGTGG GAATGGAGGTGGCTGCAGCTTTAACTGACAAGGCGCACTCAGTCTCTGTCATTGGGATTGAGTCAGTCCCCTTTAAAAAAGCTCTTGGGGAGAAAGTAGGGAAAGCCATAATGAAG ctgtttgaggCGAACCGGGTGAAGTTCTACATGTTGAACGAGGTGTCAGAGATGATTGGCCATCATGGACAG CTCAAAGAGGTGGTACTGAAGAGTGGGAAAGTCCTGCGGGCGGACGTGTGTGTTATCGGAGCAG GAAGTGTTCCTGCTACAAGCTTCCTGAAACAGAGTGGCCTCCATATGGACTCCAAAGGCTTCATTACTGTCAACAAG ATGATGCAGACAAACGTTGATGGGATCTTTGCCGGCGGTGACGTGGTGATGTTTCCTTTCCCGCCACGCAACAACAAGAAGGTGAACATCCCTCACTGGCAAATGGCTCATGTACACG GAAGGGTGGCAGCTCTCAGCATGCTGGGCCGACCCACTGAGATCAAAACTGTGCCTTACTTCTGGTCGGCCATGTTTGGAAAGACCATACGCTATGCAG gTTATGGTGATGGATTCGATGATGTCATAATACAAGGAGATCTGGACGAACTGAGATTTGTAGCGTTTTATACCAG GAGTGAGGAGGTGGTTGCTGTCACCAGCATGAACTGTGATCCCATTGTGTCCCGAGTGGCAGAGGTCTTAGGATCTGGAAAGACGATTAAGAAACGGGATGTAGA